The Terriglobus roseus region GATTTTGCAAACCTCCGGCAACATTCTGGAAGTGGAAGAAGGATCGCTGTATCCCGCATTGCAGAAGATGCTGGTGAACGACTGGGTGAAGGCGGAGTGGGGTGTGACGAAGGGCAATCGTCGTGCGCGCTATTACCAGTTGACCGCTGCAGGGAAGAAACAGCTTGCCGCAGAGTCTTCAAACTTTGAGCGCGTTTACAGCGCCATTGCACGCGTGTTGCAGACGGCTTAGTCAGCCATCATTCGCTTTTCGATTTTCCATTTCTGTTGCAGGAGAAATCCGCCATGTCAGTTCTTCGTCGTATGCAGATGCTGTTTCGCCGCTCGCGTTTTGATTCTGAATTGGAAGAGGAGATGCGTCTCCACATGGATTTACGCGAAGAAGAACAACGCTCTGCTGGAGCCACGCCGGAAGAAGCAAGGCGACAGAGCAGGCGCGACTTTGGCAATCCTACTGTGCTGCGCGAGCGCAGCCATGCCGCATGGGGATGGGGATGGCTGGAGTCGCTGATGCAGGA contains the following coding sequences:
- a CDS encoding PadR family transcriptional regulator encodes the protein MKHNEIPPGSLTLLILRTLSRHGTLHGYEIAESILQTSGNILEVEEGSLYPALQKMLVNDWVKAEWGVTKGNRRARYYQLTAAGKKQLAAESSNFERVYSAIARVLQTA